The Phosphitispora fastidiosa DNA segment GTAACGGCACACATGAAGGATAATTTTCATGAAATAAAAACAATCATTAAATTCGATAATGATTCCAAAACTATAATCGATGCCAGGACAGACATGGTTACCGTCCCTTTTGACCTTTGCCATGAAGTTTGTCCCAGAATGAAGGAGCTGGCAGGCCTACGGCTGGAAAAGGGGGTCCGCAGGTCAATTCAGGAAATTATCGGGGGAAAACAGGGGTGTTCCCACCTTAATGACCTTACCATGGACTCAATGAATGCCCTGGTCCAGGCCAGTGGTTTCTGCCTTCTGCCAACCGAAATGCCCTTTGACGAAAAAATGGAAGTCATTAAAAAGCTCAACAAAGGCATCTGCCATACTTACAGCAATCTGGACCGCAACCCCAGGTACATAGGCTATGATAACCTATAGGACAGCGCCCCCACAGATAACAGTTAACCGGCGTCTCTAGCTGCGGGAGGTCTTGTTTACAACTTCGGTCAGCCGCGATATCATTGCAGCTGCCTGCGCTCTGGTAGTATTTTGGTCAGGAGAAAAGGTACTGTCAGCAAACCCCTTCATGAGTTTTGCTTTTACCGCAGCAGCCACATCTTCCCGTGCCCATAGGCTGATCCTGCCGGCATCGTTAAAATCACTGAAAATTTTGGTAAGTTCCTGCTCCTTAGGTGTCTTCAGGTTACCTGCGCGGGCCAGCAGCGCGGCAGCCTCTTCCCGGGATATGTTCCTGTCCGGCGCAAACCTGTCATGAGACACGCCGGAAACCAGCCCGGCCCTCAAGGCAGCCTCAATATACGGAAAAGCCCAGTGCCTCCGGCGCACATCACTGTAAGAAGCATCCTCCGGCTCGTATTGCTGCAGTCCCAATGTCCGTACCATGAAGGTAACAAACTCCGCCCTGGTAACACTGGCATCAGGCATGAATCTGTCCCCGGTCCTTCCGGTTACTGCCCCGCGAGCCGCTAAGAATTCGATATCCCTTTGAGCCCAGTGGAAAGCCACATCATCAAAGGTCCTGAAATAGATAGCTGCGCCAAAGTAACCCTCCCTGTCAGTCTTAATACTGACAGTCCGGCTCTTGGAGTCAACTATCCCACCGAGAATCTGCCACTCATCCTCTTCCGTGTCATAAAACAACACCGTTATCTTGTGAGCCTGTTTTTCACCAACTACGTCATCATATTTCAGCGTAACCTGATAGCGCTTGACAGGGTCATCTCCCGACCAGCGCAGGCGGAACAGGGGCCCCACGAAGGCGGACTGGTCAGGTGCATCCTCCAGGTCGCCCGGGTCTTCCACCTCCAGGAGTGATTCTGTATTGAAACCTACTGAACCCGCATCCAGCTTAATCTTTATCCAGTCATCATAGGCCTTGATTTCATCACCGTCGGCGACCTCTGTCCTAACCTCAGAGCCCTCTTTTGCTATTGTATTATAATATACCGTCAGGGTCTTGGTGGTTGAGGCTTCCCCAAAGCTTGCGCTCAGCTCAATTTCATTCTTCCCGCCTTTCAGGGTCACACTCCGGGAAAAGCTTCCGTCAGACCTGACATCTGTCTCTTCACCGTCAATTTCAAGGGTATTGAAATCAGCTTTTTTCAATTTTCCCCTGATAGTAACCATATTGGAATAAATCGTGGCCCCTTCAAGGGGAGAGTCAACTGCAATGGAGGGCCCACTAGTATACGTCAGTGTAATTGTGCGAGGAAGGTTCGTCCGTTCACTTAATGGAAATCCCAGCGCCTCACCCTCTGTAATAGTAACCGGCACGGTGGTAACGCTTAAACTAATTTTATTTTCTTTGTCTGACCCGTCTTTATTTGACTTCAAGGTTATCGGGCCGATACGAAACCTGCCATCATTCAAGCTGACCCTGGCAATAGTTACGCTGTCGTTCACCTCAACGGTGAATGAATCAATATCATTACTATCAGCGGGAAAAACCGTCCCCTCAAGAATGATGTCGGTCGTATCCACAGTGTCCCCGTTACTATGTGATAATATAGTGAAACTTGGAGCACCGCTATAATATATGAATAGGGTTTTTTCCGCCGATTTTTGCCCGTTATAAGCATTAATAACGATTTCATTCCTAATTCCCGTCAGTTCCACGTCGGCGGAAAAGCTGCCATCACTGCTGCTGAAGGAAACTGTTTCATCATTAATTGTCAGCCCATTTCTTTCAGTGTTCAATACCCTGCCCTTAACAGTTACTGTATCCCTGACCACCACTTCCCCGTTTTCAGGAGAGATAATCATAATAACGGGACCGGATTCATATCTTATATTTATGGTAGCCGCAGCAGTAGAATACCCGTCAGTGGCAGTAATCTTAATTTCATTGAGGCCTGCAGACAAAGCTATAGCCTTCTTAAAGTTCCCGCTACTGTCAAAGCTAACCGCGGAATCGTTTATTTTTAACCCCCCTGAAGGAATATTGACAACCTTTCCGGTGACAGTCACAGAATCGCTGTTTACCGTATGAGTTACCCCCTGTTCCGGAGTAAGATTGACAATACCGGGTCCCCCGCGATATTCAACTGTAACAGTTTCAACATCCTCCACACCCGCAGAGTTCAGTGCTTTAACACTTATGGTATTATATCCGGGTTTCATGGTCAGGGTTTTGGAGAAGCTCCCTGAAGAATTGAAGGAAACAACTGTCCCATTTACTGTGAGCCCGCCGGACTTAGTATTGACCACTTTCCCGGAGACCGTCAGGCTGTTTGTATAGAAAACATCGCCATTATCAGGTTCCTCAAGGGTAATTACCGGATTGGTCTCACAATAGACGTTGAAGTTATGTGTAGTGACAACCCCACCTGCAGAAGCTGCAGCTATGGTGATAATATTTGACTGGTTTGCGATAAGGGTTACAGCCCGGGAAAAAGTCCCGTCTGCGGCTATGGAGGTACTGTTTCCGTTAACTGTAAGGGAAGCCGCATCGCGGACCGTCCCCTTTACTGTTATAGATGTTGTATAAACTGTGCTGTTGTCTTCCGGTGAGACGTCATAGACCTGGGGACCCGCTTCACCGTAATATATGGTAATATCCCTGGTTTCCCTTGCCCCGCCCCCCTCCGCGGTAATGGCAATCCGGTTAGCTCCACTTATCAGGTTCAGAGTTGCTGAAAAGACTCCTGCTGCAAAACTCTCATTGACAGCATCCCCGTTAAGAGTAACAGCCACTGAATCTGCATTGGGAGCAACTCCTGCAAGGCTGACCGAACCTGTAGTTGTGGTAATATAATCATTAACATCAATCCCATTTACTGTGACATCAGAAATAAGAGATGACTTGGTATAGGTGAGATGCAGGGTTTCGGTGATTGTGAGCCCGGAGTTGCCGGCAGTGAACACAATCACATTATCACCAGGGACAAGGGTCACATCTGCAGTGAAACCCCCGCTCCCATTAGGGACGTACGGTATGTCAGTGACCCAATTTAACTTAACGTCAAGGGAATCGGCATCAGTCAGGGTCCCGCTAATACTTTGGCTTGCCGCATAAACCTGTTCATTGTCATCGTGACTGGAAATATGTATTACAGGCCTGACAGCATCAGGATCATAATGTACGGAAAGATATGTATTTGAGGTATATCCTGAAGAACTGGTGGCAGAAATCCTGATGGAATTAGTACCCTCTGACAGGTTGCGGACAGTATACGAAAAAAAACCGCTGCTTCCAAAGGAAACACTAACGCCATTTATCCTCAGGATTGTTGCATTTGTCACATATCCCGTTACAGCTATTGAGTTTGTGGTGACAACAGCATCATCGACCGGCGTGGACACCGTTATGGTGGGTCTGGTTGCCGCAAACACAGCCGGTCCCGGTAACACAAGACTGAAAAGCATGATGGTAAGCAGCATTTTGGCTATAAATCTGTTCCCTTTTTTCAATGAAGGCCCCCCCTGAATATTAGTCCTATATTTTCCCATATTTCGACAAAAATCCGTAAAATCCTTTGCGAGAGTGGAAAATAAATGTTGGCTTCCGGAAATGACTGTGAAAAGAATATGGTAAGGTGCTGTACCGATTTTC contains these protein-coding regions:
- a CDS encoding DUF2889 domain-containing protein, encoding MSLFNRNKTIEVNSLGGNILEVTAHMKDNFHEIKTIIKFDNDSKTIIDARTDMVTVPFDLCHEVCPRMKELAGLRLEKGVRRSIQEIIGGKQGCSHLNDLTMDSMNALVQASGFCLLPTEMPFDEKMEVIKKLNKGICHTYSNLDRNPRYIGYDNL
- a CDS encoding S-layer homology domain-containing protein, with amino-acid sequence MKKGNRFIAKMLLTIMLFSLVLPGPAVFAATRPTITVSTPVDDAVVTTNSIAVTGYVTNATILRINGVSVSFGSSGFFSYTVRNLSEGTNSIRISATSSSGYTSNTYLSVHYDPDAVRPVIHISSHDDNEQVYAASQSISGTLTDADSLDVKLNWVTDIPYVPNGSGGFTADVTLVPGDNVIVFTAGNSGLTITETLHLTYTKSSLISDVTVNGIDVNDYITTTTGSVSLAGVAPNADSVAVTLNGDAVNESFAAGVFSATLNLISGANRIAITAEGGGARETRDITIYYGEAGPQVYDVSPEDNSTVYTTSITVKGTVRDAASLTVNGNSTSIAADGTFSRAVTLIANQSNIITIAAASAGGVVTTHNFNVYCETNPVITLEEPDNGDVFYTNSLTVSGKVVNTKSGGLTVNGTVVSFNSSGSFSKTLTMKPGYNTISVKALNSAGVEDVETVTVEYRGGPGIVNLTPEQGVTHTVNSDSVTVTGKVVNIPSGGLKINDSAVSFDSSGNFKKAIALSAGLNEIKITATDGYSTAAATINIRYESGPVIMIISPENGEVVVRDTVTVKGRVLNTERNGLTINDETVSFSSSDGSFSADVELTGIRNEIVINAYNGQKSAEKTLFIYYSGAPSFTILSHSNGDTVDTTDIILEGTVFPADSNDIDSFTVEVNDSVTIARVSLNDGRFRIGPITLKSNKDGSDKENKISLSVTTVPVTITEGEALGFPLSERTNLPRTITLTYTSGPSIAVDSPLEGATIYSNMVTIRGKLKKADFNTLEIDGEETDVRSDGSFSRSVTLKGGKNEIELSASFGEASTTKTLTVYYNTIAKEGSEVRTEVADGDEIKAYDDWIKIKLDAGSVGFNTESLLEVEDPGDLEDAPDQSAFVGPLFRLRWSGDDPVKRYQVTLKYDDVVGEKQAHKITVLFYDTEEDEWQILGGIVDSKSRTVSIKTDREGYFGAAIYFRTFDDVAFHWAQRDIEFLAARGAVTGRTGDRFMPDASVTRAEFVTFMVRTLGLQQYEPEDASYSDVRRRHWAFPYIEAALRAGLVSGVSHDRFAPDRNISREEAAALLARAGNLKTPKEQELTKIFSDFNDAGRISLWAREDVAAAVKAKLMKGFADSTFSPDQNTTRAQAAAMISRLTEVVNKTSRS